The following coding sequences lie in one Cotesia glomerata isolate CgM1 linkage group LG5, MPM_Cglom_v2.3, whole genome shotgun sequence genomic window:
- the LOC123264754 gene encoding GTPase Era, mitochondrial, whose translation MLITLERTILRIKSRFLRFYSADVHNIKFNHPQSYEDHVFDSSWEPPDIRRDDAKTLRISILGLPNVGKSTLINQLVGRPVCAASSKVQTTKKKSEAIYMNDNTQLIFIDTPGLVKSSDMKKYDLEKTFRTDVDKALATCDIVGVVQDVGNKVRADVIDPRVLVLLKNLKIGIPTLLILNKVDKIKKKKVLLNLVDVLTSDKNWPNFSDIFMVSALTSDGIDDLRSYLLDSAKSRDWDYESKKISSDSPESIIEQTVRAKFMDALPNELPYVITVQLEHYSVLKDDSISTVVAVLTPSDRISNLVMGKGGCRVRDVAKAVEQELSQVFSTTVRLKLAVKFSELKDEPEVSKYKRKKNYLI comes from the exons ATGTTAATAACACTAGAAAGGACAATATTAAGAATTAAGTCAAGATTTTTACGTTTCTATTCAGCTGATGttcataatataaaatttaatcatccACAATCGTATGAGGATCATGTTTTTGACTCATCATGGGAACCTCCAGATATTCGTAGAGATGATGCTAAAACATTACGGATTTCAATTCTTGGATTGCCAAATGTTGGAAAAAGTACACTCATTAATCAATTAGTCGGTCGTCCT GTCTGTGCCGCATCTTCAAAGGTTCAGACGACAAAGAAAAAGTCAGAAGCTATTTATATGAATGATAATACACAATTGATATTCATTGATACTCCGGGATTGGTAAAAAGTAGTGACATGAAAAAGTACGACTTGGAGAAAACATTCAGAACAGATGTTGACAAAGCATTGGCTACATGTGATATTGTTGGGGTTGTCCAAGATGTAGGAAATAAAGTTAGAGCTGATGTCATTGATCCACGTGTTCTAGTTCTACTCAAAAACCTCAAAATAGGAATTCCAACTCTTTTGATACTCAATAAAGTCGacaaaatcaagaaaaaaaaagtattattaaacTTAGTTGATGTTCTGACCAGTGATAAAAATTGGCCTAACTTTTCCGATATTTTCATGGTATCAGCTCTGACATCTGATGGAATAGATGACTTACgg AGTTATCTACTTGACTCAGCTAAATCTCGAGATTGGGACTacgaatcaaaaaaaatttcaagtgatTCACCCGAATCAATAATTGAGCAGACAGTACGTGCTAAATTCATGGATGCATTACCAAATGAATTGCCATATGTCATAACAGTTCAGTTAGAACATTATTCAGTTTTAAAAGATGATAGTATAAGTACTGTCGTTGCTGTACTGACTCCAAGCGATCGTATCTCAAATCTAGTTATGGGTAAAGGTGGATGTCGTGTCCGCGATGTCGCTAAAGCAGTTGAGCAAGAATTATCTCAAGTTTTCAGTACAACTGTCCGATTGAAACTAGCTGTTAAATTTTCCGAACTTAAAGATGAACCGGAAGTtagtaaatataaaagaaaaaaaaattatttaatttaa
- the LOC123264755 gene encoding sulfotransferase 1E1-like: MSSLPKYKLLDKKKTKEMLEKFTGERTGWVQVGEKKWFFPHRYIEQQENFHHFKARVDDTWVITYPRSGTTWTQELVWLLSNNLDFDRAKKEYLADRFPFLEFSMFNHPDVTKELLKLNENDPEKQELCKKIAIPGYEVLNAMPSPRFIKSHFPLSLLPGILDVGCKIIYVARNPKDVAVSWYHLNQAIKTQGYKGNFEEFWNYFQDDLTPWSPYWEHLKEAWAQRHHPNLLFIFYEEMQQNFSQTAYKVAEFLGKSYSEKEMCKLSDYLNIKNFRNNPMVNSSQLRDCQIIADGGFVRNGQSGVWSNTFTPQLEAKADAWIKKNLQDTDLVFPYFNNISQLIN, encoded by the exons atGAGTAGTTTACCAAAATATAAActgttagataaaaaaaaaacaaaagagATGTTAGAAAAATTCACCGGTGAACGAACTGGTTGGGTACAagttggtgaaaaaaaatggttttttcCGCATCGTTATATTGAACAACAAGagaattttcatcattttaaaGCTAGAGTGGATGATACCTGGGTAATTACCTACCCCAGATCAG GGACTACATGGACCCAAGAACTTGTCTGGCTATTGAGTAATAATTTGGACTTTGATAGAgcaaaaaaagaatatttggCTGATCGTTTTCCATTTCTtga ATTTAGTATGTTCAATCACCCGGATGTTacaaaagaattattaaagttaaatgaAAATGATCCAGAAAAACAAgaattgtgtaaaaaaattgcaataccAGGATATGAAGTATTAAACGCTATGCCATCTCCTCGATTTATAAAATCACACTTTCCTTTGAGTTTATTACCTGGAATATTAGACGTTGgctgtaaaataatttacgtcGCACGAAATCCTAAAGATGTTGCTGTGTCTTGGTATCATTTAAATCAAGCTATTAAAACTCAAGGTTATAAAGGCAACTTTGAAgaattttggaattattttcaagatgatctaa cacCGTGGAGTCCTTATTGGGAACATTTAAAGGAAGCTTGGGCTCAACGACATCAtccaaatttactttttatattttacgaaGAAATGCAACag aaTTTTTCCCAAACTGCTTACAAAGTTGCCGAATTTCTTGGAAAATCTTACAGTGAAAAAGAAATGTGCAAACTATCAGATTatctcaatataaaaaatttccgtaATAATCCAATGGTTAATTCTTCTCAATTACGTGATTGTCAAATTATAGCTGATGGAGGTTTTGTTAGAAATGGACAAAGTGGTGTCTGGAGCAATACGTTTACTCCGCAGCTTGAAGCTAAAGCAGACgcttggataaaaaaaaatctacaagATACAGATCTTGTTTTTccttattttaataacatatctcaactcattaattaa